The following DNA comes from Tachypleus tridentatus isolate NWPU-2018 chromosome 9, ASM421037v1, whole genome shotgun sequence.
TTAACCATTTTGTTTTCATCAATATCTAACATTtacaatcaatatttattttgctaCAGTTTCCTACCagtgattttgtttaatttataattcaaaccTTTTCTTTTGTGTAAGCCCCTGAGGTATGGGATCTTCCATAACTGTGCCCATTATTGCTCACTCTCTTTCTATAATGCCAGATCCCATTTCAAGCTGATCATATATTTTGAACTTTCCTCAACCTTTACTGCAGAACCTTCTTGTGCAAAAAAATTCCAACCATTTACTTGGCTTGTCTCAGCCACTTTTTGTTTTAGATACGTTTTACAGTATATTCTCTTTATCTTgacattgttttataatgtttgtgtgtttcttttgAAAGTGGGTACATGCCTAACCCTatagaaacattaattatatttgccTTGACTTACCATCAGGCAGATTATCTTCTTGATGTCATGCCCTTTTTCCTCAACATAGTTCTTCAACTTCATACTGCCCAATCTACTCTTGTACatgtaatgtttaatttccaCCTTCTTTAGTAGGTGTTCCTATGCTTAGAGATTTTGATGGGATACCTTCTCCTTTCCTCCATACTGGAGAACTTGACATTTTCAGTTTTTTCCCTTCACATATGGATTCTTTACTTCTTCACTGCTAATTTATGTTTACCATCCACTGCTAAAATGGacttaagataaatattttttctccacAATTCAAATTTTGAGGCTCATCCTGTAGACTTAGGATTAAGTGGGGTATTTACCATgctttattaaattgtttaattgcactttgttttattctattatattttttcACATCTCCTCCAATTTCCTGTCATTTACTTATCTTACCTGAAGGTTCCCTCCATTTGTCTTGTATGCACGATGCTGATTGAATTTCAAGATTGATTGATCCTGCCTCAATCACTTCTTGGGTTTACCCTGTTTTCATGTTTTGTCTTTGATCACATTCCAGTGGGGTATTTATGCATGTCTTGGAATACCCATGATACAGATTTTTATTTCCCATTTCTCAGGACACtgtcttagattttttttttcactaaggGATTTAGTCCCAGTTTTGTGCTTTTCACTTTTGAATTTGTTTCAGTTCTATGTATCTTTTGTGGGATGGTCTGCATTTTATCAGACTTTTACAATTTTGGGGATTTTACCTACACCATTCATTGGATGTCTGACTTTGGTAAGCTCCTTCCAAATGGGGGTTGTTTCAATATGCTCATATACTTCTACAGTCAGCCTAGGTTGTTAGGTTTTCTGGTGGGATATGTTATTCCTGTTACATACCCCACATTCTTATCTCTTTTGGGTAAGAATTCTTAAAAACATCTCCATAAAGAACCATCAGTTCTCCTCCTCAAATGCATTCTATGGAGATATGTTATCCAAGccattcattttattttccttttaatttttttctttctttctttgtctaTTTGTTGTTAGCTGATCAGATTAGCTATGACCTCGGGTTTACTACTTCCTCCTTCCATTTCTGGATTATTTATCTTCCTTGGTGCTTTTTGTTCTTGTTGCTGATTGACTTTTTGTCTCATCACACTTTCTTCAAACGAGTGACATCTTTATCCTCCAAATTTTTGGTGACTCTGCTTTCTGTAGAATACTTTTCCCTGTGAcgtcccctcggtgtggattcctgtgcgtggtgaggggacttcccaggaaaggttctgttctgtctggttaccttctctgggatctaaacgtccaaccacgtgtttgccgtgcgtggcaacccgtgaaagggaagagagGACCCTGGTGATTGAGGGttccaaccttaacacaccactttggccttgaattcctgtagactgacggcctttgggtggccccccttgggtcaatcggctggtccacttgggctagagtcaaccaagtaccagtgttggaagttctcaatgggtgttgtgaacattgtgcctgatgctggtgtttgggaatGGTGCCCACGAAACtgtggcgttgctgcattgtccttgcatgacattgtagtgcgtcccctcatagggctccatggagTGTGGGGTCAGTGGGTCccgaaatttttctttcttcctaTGGAtccttctttaaaaaattataataaaatagtgaaaaaccagtcaataggtaaacgaccacatcttgaagactctgagcagcaatcttcaacatctgtaacacacgtacttCATTTCCTTATATTACAATCTCTTTCAGAATAACCTTCAGGACGAATggccccttttttattcagaagggacttgagGGTCTTGCTGggtctccaaagtcagtaaagaagcttcgatctctagacatattagttgaaacattcacaacccaacacagtgaactcctcttgaattcaatggCAATtgggggatatacctattgaggttacccctcatgctaccttgaattcatcacgaggagttattatggagagggatttgaagaacgtccccgagtcagagattctcgctggtctctccactcgaggagtttctgcagtgaggcgcatctccactcgcaaagatggagttacactgccaacaaataccttcgttttgacatttacatcatcacgtgcacctgccaccatcaaggtaggttgtctaatttgcagggtacggccatacattccaaaccctctccgatgtttccaatgtcagaggtttggccactcaaagacatcatgtcgtggttccctgacgtgctcattgtggtggcaaggaccacgatgcctatgaatgtgacatggatccgcattgcgtcaactgcaatggttctcacccttcctactttcgttcttgcccaaaatgctggaggaaaaagaggtgcagcatttgaaaacaactcataacattagttatcctgaggctcggaaattgctgcccgccactccatctcggacatatgctgctgcactttgttccacaactacagtgggagtgcagacagatctgtcTATGCCTctaagagaatcgttttcaaaacaaatgaaaagccttttgaccttcatggttaaaaaggttgatgaatcgactttcacacccatctctgttcctcccgtacattccaacaaacctcaagttCCACATCCtttagtttcaaatacaggcatttcttctgatacatctttttctcccaccccaagagtcaaaacaatcattcgtttgtgtcctcagttactggaatccccttccaataacaaaggcGTGCCCAATCGActtagggcaggatccatggaggttgatagacctcctttcactaaggacagtaaggaaaaagacgtggtcgtaaacagaagggttcttcagcCACTTTGCCTatccgtcattaaaaatggccaccttgatacgatggaactgtcgaggtttacgttctaatctggatgatatcaaaacaatgattgcttcctaccatcctgtatgtctttccttacaagaaacatttctaaaacctactgatacagtcaccattcagcagtttttctgtacagaaatgacaggctgtgtgatggatgagtgcatggaggggtggcactattggttgatcagcatgcgcacatcctgtctttgtcactcaacacacccttggaggctgtagtcatccatgtttccttaggtgataccatcactgtttgttctctctatctgtcccctggagagacatatgatcaatcagaccttgatgctctcgttgatcagttgccgtctccctttttactcctggggtactttaatggacatcatcccctctgggaagtgctgttattgatgtgaggggtcgctctgtagagcgtatgctctctgatcacaacctttctcttttcaatactggttcttccacttattttcatgcatctagtcagttctttaccgctattgatctctcaatttgctccccttcattattctcccatttttcatggagggttgacaataatcctctaggcagtgatcattttcctatacttttgagagagactgactgtagtcgatgccaccctacccacgtgacccggtggaagctggatcaggcagactggtccactttcactgctctcgcagaacttgatcctgccaacgtgaatcagccatcaatagacgactgtgtggcagcggtaactggctgtattatacaagcagctgctcagtgtattcctaaaacctcgacacgttttccacgatatcctcgtccgtggtggaatcctgcttgccacttagcacggaaggctcaaaaatgggccttggatactttttgtagatatcccacactttcgtaCCTCGTCGCTTTCCAACGGTGCACgagctaggtgggtaagacgtcaaagccagaaggaatcttggattaagttcacaactaacatatcttctaccaccacttccaaggtcatatgggactgGATTCGAAatgtcagtgggcactacaattctgtccccttctcgatcttactctctgatggtcaggaggtggctgatgtccggagcatcattgatactctaggtgaaagctttgctgggtatctagcacttctgcttgttcctccaccttcttggccatcaagactcaggcagagcattcacctctttccttttgaactaactgtctctttgactataattgtccctttacactggtggaactgaaaatggcccttcatcggtctggcagtacatctgttggacctgatgatgtacactatgacatgctgcaccatctatctcctatttctcttgatgtccttctaattgtctttaaccggacctggcaggagaatgtttttcctgatgcttggcaccaggctattattttacctttctctcaGCTGAGGAatgatctcaagattccttcaaactaccgttcagttgctttgacgagctgtctctgtaagaccatagaagagatggttaatgctcatcttgtttggttcctcgaatcaaacaacctcctctcgcccactcagtgtgggttccgatgacaacACTCCACCACaaaccacctaattcgacttgaaacataaatcagagaagcctttctcaaatgccaacatcttgtatcaatattctttgacattgagaaggcttatgacacaacatggaggtatggcattttgcgagacctccatacatatgggttacgtggccatttacccatgtttattgaaaattttttaatggacaggagattcgaagttcatgtgggttcgacactttcccattcttttgtacaggaatttggagtccctcaggcctgtgttttgagtgtcacacttttagTATAatgataaatgccatcactgaacaactccctctcactgttgcgaattggctgtatgtcgacgattttcacatctcgtgtctgtcgtcaaacatgagatatattgagcggcaactataAACTgtcctcaatcgtgtactgaactGGACTATGGcgaactgttttaattttttctctctaaaaccgtttgcatgcacttttgccaccaactgGGTATTCACtttgatcctgaacttcatatcggtgaagtttcactgcccGTGGTCCCTGAAACCaagttctttgggcttatctttgactgtaagctgacctttttaccacacttaaagcagctatgggtcaaatgctcaagagcactgaacatcctctgtgtcctttctactgccagttggggagcagatcgatgttctatgtcaaaggtatatcgtgctcttattcgatcaaaactcgacaatggatcaatggtctatggctgtGCCAGACTTaaggccttaaagatgctggaccccattcatcaccaaggacttcgactctgcactgggcctttccgcacctctccagttcaaagcttatatgttgaatctcatgaaccttctctgcacctctcCATTTGcaactatatttactatattctttgaaacttcgttccttaccaaagcatcccacctggggatgtgttttccttcctcagtgggccgtaatttttcagaacagacgatttgccattgctccttttggcctttgcatccaggtgcaattggatgaattgggtctgtccttggataacattgcagaatccacaagtcagcccatcccaccatggcttattacagccccaaatgtgacctttctttcagtcatctgaaaaaggcaggtactccagattggaagtaccatcttttatttaatgaacatctttcaaacaatcattccaatccaatttatacagatggctcCAAATCAGGTActtcagtgggctctgccatggtttgctgcagttcggtggttgcgcacagaatcccctctacagcttctgtgttcactgctgaactgtatgccttatctcttgccctggatcatattgtaGCTGAGCAATACTCCAACTGCACAATTTACACTGACTTGATtggttctctactggccctggaatcgctacacgttggctcacaccctgttctcgctgatattcaaaaccgactggctcatttctcattaactgctacttttatccagtttttctggatatcaggccatgttggtatttgcgggaacgagcttgcagacacggcagctaaatctatctgctcaggcactatcaccactgtacaTATTCTGTACATagattatggtcctgtattgaaggctcggctccatgtcagctggcagtccacttggagtgagcaacgcgagaACAAGCTTTTTctaataaaaccctatattgggctttggccatctagcttccataaggttcagaaggaggaagttgttctaagtagactacgcattggtcacaggtttttaactcatcgttttcttttatctggaactgttgcaccagtctgtagtttgtgtaacactcaaatcactgtaagccacattttactttcttgccatcgttacgactgtcaacgatggcactattttaaacatgttttttcccagggtttatcagtaacattggtgttattggtgatggtgacactgtccaccttgataaagtttttagttttttaatggccattaatctttttaatctcatttaagtgttggatatttattcattacacctttttaattgtggttcccttttcaaagtttcaatctctcttttaatttgaaattggaaaatggccagaacattaaataactcgacaccaggactggaaaggacaATGTCAGGTgattaatgctgctgtttgaactattctTTTGAACTACCTGTTCGTTGTCCTGGGGAGTTGtcattccaattttgctgcatgtcttttaaacttttattactctgccctttggtactggccataatgacacataacttggaaccaggactggaaagaccaacttcaggtgactgacggtggttctggtacttgcctgttagtcttccagGTGGGTtttgatcattaccattctgctacaggaagtcctttacaactttatagactggatgtcaacatcagatttatgcaattttctgtttttaattgctgttttgtttttaccttcatttacttttacaaattttactacatttactttactgttacctttttactggacattggctactcattattatgattttgctgtatgtcttttaaaacttctattattttacattttgataatggctgttatgacaacataacttggaaccaggactggaaaggctaacttcaggtggctgatggtggttcttgtacttacctgttagtcttcctggcgggttatgatcattaccattttgatagagaaagtactttacaacttcgtttactctgctttctctcttaacattgtagactaggtgtcaacattgattttatgctttttctgtttttcaatgatgttttgttttaccttcatttccttttctgtattttactacatttaatttgtttttacctttttaccagacgttTGGCGCAgttagcctagctgctttgtgccatatcACACTaaattaatcaatcaatcaatcaaccctGTGACGTTTTTGAATTTCTAGACAGTtacatcttttgtttgttttcacgtGTCGTAGTTAAAATTCTGATCCAACCATAGTTCTTTATTTATTGGATGTGGTACTCTCTATTTCCACCCATATCTGCAACACTTTTTTCTACACACCCAAAGAGTGTATTTGATACAGAAGTGGTATTATCTCTCATATATGATCTTATTTAAAGATTTCATTTTTGATAGTGCCCTTTTGATGGTTTTGAAGAATGCTTCTCTCTTTCCCTTGCACTGGTTCTTCTTCCTTTTCATTGTGGGATTGTAGCTATTTATGTGATTGGAGGTAATTTACTTTAttgtaagttataattttcttatgctgaaaatgtattttcagcaGGTACGTACCTTCACTCACACTTCACACCCTTCCTACTCACTGAAACTGGTGCTTCTATTTCATTCCTGAAATACTGAAGAAAAATAGCTGTTTATGTGAGAGAATGGTAAGcatttattggaaatatattttcattccagaaaagttataatttttgttttatttgaaattattttcctaAAAGCTAATGATGTACAAATTGGTTATTTCATGAAATAACTTTAGCCACTCTAGCTAGCTTAGAGAATATGATAATTTAGAAATCATGAAACTTGTGTCACTTATCCCTTATAAAGGAAAGTTCACTTTTCCAGACAATTTGGATTGATTGTGTAGCTTTTatgatgttaatttttttttttctgtttattccatgtatttttgaatatcaacagtaaaataatatgaaacatcaGGTTGCAGTAAATCTCTTGTTGTACCTAAACATTGTTAAAAGATAAAGTAACTTTGCAACATTGGTAACCACATtataagtgataaaaataaaattttttatgtataattgttattttaaggaagataaaatgaaacaaatcacaGCCACAATTCATACATTGAATTGCAGGACACAAAACATAAGAAGGTAGGTCTCATGTAATGTGCCATGGTGGAAGTAAGACCCAAATTTTATTGGGGTACACTGATGTTTAGTTTAATCTGATATTTGTCAGCCTCAAATgctagagaaaaaaagaaaaatggaacAGATGTGAGTAGATTGTTCCtcctaaagttaaaatataacaataaagaaaaagaaataatataatacatctaTGGGGAGACAGCAAAACTACACATGAAGTTAGCACTTAAGTGCTTAATAAGATGTTTGGACACAAACACCAATATGTTAAGGTATTACTGTAATAT
Coding sequences within:
- the LOC143226159 gene encoding uncharacterized protein LOC143226159 isoform X2, whose protein sequence is MHFCHQLGIHFDPELHIGEVSLPVVPETKFFGLIFDCKLTFLPHLKQLWVKCSRALNILCVLSTASWGADRCSMSKVYRALIRSKLDNGSMVYGCARLKALKMLDPIHHQGLRLCTGPFRTSPVQSLYVESHEPSLHLSICNYIYYIL
- the LOC143226159 gene encoding uncharacterized protein LOC143226159 isoform X1; its protein translation is MAYYSPKCDLSFSHLKKAGTPDWKYHLLFNEHLSNNHSNPIYTDGSKSGTSVGSAMVCCSSVVAHRIPSTASVFTAELYALSLALDHIVAEQYSNCTIYTDLIGSLLALESLHVGSHPVLADIQNRLAHFSLTATFIQFFWISGHVGICGNELADTAAKSICSGTITTVHILYIDYGPVLKARLHVSWQSTWSEQRENKLFLIKPYIGLWPSSFHKVQKEEVVLSRLRIGHRFLTHRFLLSGTVAPVCSLCNTQITVSHILLSCHRYDCQRWHYFKHVFSQGLSVTLVLLVMVTLSTLIKFLVF